Proteins encoded in a region of the Methylosinus trichosporium OB3b genome:
- a CDS encoding MbnP family copper-binding protein, producing the protein MGLLRIIHRSAWAVGLLTAVAGAALAASGKTQPVAISFALMAGGKEVGCGAPLADLGSGHLSGKLHEARLYVYGFALIDAKGERTPIALTQNEWQYADVALIDFKDARGGNAACTPGNPAKNNVVTGVAPQGAYVGLEFSVGAPVESMVDGKSVSINHSNVETAPAPLDISGMAWNWQAGRRFVTIEVIPPAPVIKPDGSKSRTWMVHLGSTGCKGNPASGEIVSCAHENRFPVRLDRFDAKTQRVELDLTKLLEGSDISVDRGGAVGCMAALDDPDCPAVFAALGLNLGDSAPGANDAGRPTRPGVSPIFSVGAAETAKIAGAKQ; encoded by the coding sequence TCGCGGCCAGCGGCAAGACACAGCCGGTCGCCATTTCCTTCGCTCTGATGGCGGGGGGCAAGGAGGTCGGCTGCGGGGCGCCGCTCGCCGATCTCGGCAGCGGCCATCTTTCCGGCAAGCTGCATGAGGCGCGGCTCTATGTCTATGGCTTCGCGCTGATCGACGCCAAGGGCGAGCGCACGCCGATCGCTTTGACGCAGAACGAATGGCAATATGCCGATGTCGCGCTCATCGACTTCAAGGATGCGCGCGGCGGCAACGCCGCCTGCACGCCGGGCAATCCGGCCAAGAACAATGTCGTCACCGGCGTCGCGCCGCAGGGCGCCTATGTCGGGCTCGAATTCTCGGTCGGCGCGCCGGTCGAGAGCATGGTCGACGGCAAGAGCGTCTCGATCAACCATTCCAATGTCGAGACCGCGCCGGCGCCGCTCGACATTTCCGGAATGGCGTGGAACTGGCAGGCCGGACGCAGATTCGTCACGATAGAAGTGATTCCGCCGGCGCCGGTCATCAAGCCCGACGGCTCGAAGTCGCGCACCTGGATGGTGCATCTCGGCTCCACCGGCTGCAAGGGCAATCCGGCGAGCGGCGAGATCGTCTCCTGCGCGCATGAGAATCGCTTTCCCGTCAGGCTCGATCGTTTCGACGCGAAGACGCAGCGCGTCGAGCTCGATCTGACGAAGCTGCTCGAAGGCAGCGACATCAGCGTCGACAGAGGCGGCGCGGTCGGCTGCATGGCGGCGTTGGACGATCCCGATTGTCCCGCGGTCTTCGCCGCTCTCGGCCTCAATCTCGGCGACAGCGCGCCGGGCGCGAATGACGCCGGCAGACCGACACGGCCCGGCGTCTCGCCGATCTTCTCCGTCGGCGCCGCCGAGACGGCGAAAATCGCGGGCGCGAAGCAATGA
- a CDS encoding methanobactin export MATE transporter MbnM, whose protein sequence is MTRARFLVLVAALAATPATAAEWSWDLPKYIPPPRVPADNAMSEEKFQLGRRLFYDKRLSGNQTIACASCHLQERAFTDGRIVSVGSTGEKTPRNAPSIAYSGWHGTLTWANPALVTLERQMLNPLFGADPIEMGASDANKAEIVARFRADADYRQWFAAAFPEMSEPISFATIIAAISAFQRGVYSFDSRYDHYLQGEAQLTEAEQRGHDLYFGEKAECHHCHGSVGLDDQFVHARTREPELPFHNTGLYDIDGKGAYPAPNHGLFDITGDPDDMGKFRAPSLRNIALTAPYMHDGSVATLQEVIDIYSEGGRNIASGPHAGDGRASALKSGLIVRIDLTPQEKADLLAFLNTLTDERVVASPRFSDPWKTPTAAK, encoded by the coding sequence ATGACGCGCGCGCGCTTCCTCGTTCTCGTCGCGGCGCTCGCCGCGACGCCCGCGACAGCGGCGGAGTGGAGTTGGGATCTCCCCAAATATATTCCGCCGCCGCGCGTTCCCGCCGACAATGCGATGTCGGAGGAGAAGTTTCAGCTCGGCCGACGCCTGTTCTACGACAAGCGCCTCTCCGGCAATCAGACGATCGCTTGCGCCTCCTGCCATTTGCAGGAGCGCGCCTTCACCGATGGGCGCATCGTCTCGGTCGGCTCGACCGGCGAGAAGACGCCGCGCAATGCGCCGTCGATCGCTTATTCCGGCTGGCATGGCACGCTCACCTGGGCCAATCCGGCGCTGGTGACGCTGGAGCGGCAGATGCTCAATCCGCTGTTCGGCGCCGATCCGATCGAGATGGGCGCGAGCGACGCCAATAAGGCGGAGATCGTCGCGCGCTTTCGCGCCGACGCCGATTATCGCCAATGGTTCGCCGCGGCCTTTCCCGAAATGAGCGAGCCCATTTCCTTCGCGACGATCATCGCGGCGATCTCGGCGTTCCAGCGCGGCGTCTATTCCTTCGACAGCCGCTATGATCATTATCTGCAGGGCGAGGCGCAGCTCACCGAGGCCGAGCAGCGCGGACATGATCTTTATTTCGGCGAGAAGGCGGAATGTCATCACTGCCATGGCAGCGTCGGCCTCGACGATCAATTCGTGCATGCGAGGACGCGCGAGCCGGAGCTGCCGTTCCACAACACCGGGCTCTATGACATCGACGGAAAGGGCGCTTATCCCGCGCCCAATCACGGGCTCTTCGACATCACCGGCGATCCGGACGACATGGGCAAGTTCCGCGCGCCGAGCCTGCGCAACATCGCGTTGACCGCGCCCTATATGCATGACGGCAGCGTGGCGACGCTTCAAGAGGTGATCGACATTTATTCCGAAGGCGGACGCAACATAGCGAGCGGGCCGCATGCGGGCGACGGCCGCGCCAGCGCGCTGAAGAGCGGGCTGATCGTGAGGATCGATCTGACGCCGCAGGAGAAGGCCGATCTCCTCGCCTTCCTGAACACGCTGACCGACGAGCGCGTCGTCGCCTCGCCGCGCTTCTCCGACCCGTGGAAGACGCCGACGGCGGCGAAATAG